A single genomic interval of Hemiscyllium ocellatum isolate sHemOce1 chromosome 37, sHemOce1.pat.X.cur, whole genome shotgun sequence harbors:
- the ubiad1 gene encoding ubiA prenyltransferase domain-containing protein 1 encodes MKENGEVKQVESDAESRMQIPATDKETVQGFGRSLKQKCAAYVLALRPWSFSASLTPVALGTALAYKSLGQLDLTISLLAALAVLAVHAAGNLVNTYYDFSRGIDHKKSDDRTLVDRILEPQDVVRFGACLYTLGCLCACSLYFLCKLKLEHLALIFFGGLSSSFLYTGGIGFKYFALGDIIILITFGPLAVMFAYSVQVGYLAISPLLYAIPLALNTEAILHSNNTRDMESDKQAGIVTFAIIIGPTLSYIVYNMLIFVPYVIFSILATRYTISLALPLLTVPLAFSLERQFRSQNYAKIPQMTAKLNLFLGLFYVFAILLAPSGSLPN; translated from the exons ATGAAAGAGAATGGGGAAGTTAAGCAGGTGGAATCGGACGCCGAGTCGAGGATGCAGATCCCCGCTACGGACAAGGAAACGGTGCAGGGTTTCGGCAGGAGCCTGAAGCAGAAGTGCGCCGCGTACGTGCTGGCCCTGCGGCCCTGGAGCTTCAGCGCGTCGCTTACTCCAGTTGCCCTGGGCACGGCCCTGGCTTACAAGAGCCTGGGCCAGCTCGACCTGACCATTTCCCTCCTGGCTGCCTTGGCCGTGCTGGCCGTACACGCAGCCGGTAACCTGGTGAACACTTATTACGACTTCAGCCGGGGCATCGATCATAAGAAGAGCGACGACCGGACCTTAGTGGACCGGATCCTAGAGCCACAGGATGTGGTGCGGTTCGGAGCCTGCCTGTACACTCTGGGCTGCCTCTGCGCCTGTTCCCTCTACTTTTTGTGCAAACTCAAACTTGAACACTTAGCTCTGATCTTCTTCGGGGGGCTTTCCAGCTCCTTTCTTTACACTGGAG GCATTGGATTTAAATACTTTGCTCTTGGTGATATCATCATTCTGATCACCTTTGGACCGTTAGCTGTGATGTTTGCTTATTCTGTGCAAGTTGgttacttggccatttcaccacTACTTTATGCAATTCCTTTAGCACTCAATACAGAAGCCATCTTGCACAGTAACAATACCAGAGACATGGAGTCTGATAAACAGGCTGGGATTGTCACCTTTGCCATTATTATTGGGCCGACGTTATCTTACATTGTGTATAACATGCTGATATTTGTACCCTATGTAATATTTTCTATATTAGCAACTCGATATACAATCAGCCTTGCATTGCCACTTTTGACTGTACCTTTGGCCTTTTCACTTGAGCGACAGTTTCGAAGCCAGAATTATGCCAAAATTCCCCAGATGACTGCAAAACTGAATCTTTTTCTAGGATTGTTCTACGTTTTTGCCATTTTGTTAGCACCATCTGGAAGCTTACCAAACTAA